The Bacteroidales bacterium nucleotide sequence ATCCAGCAAGCCATAAAAGCGAACAACCTGGATATACACGGCGGCGCCATTCGCAACCCGCGCGAGAAGATTAACATAGTCAGCCGTCAGCGTTCTGTTTATCCCGATGATATTGAAAAAATCGTGGTGAAAAGCAATGCCGAAGGAAAATTGGTAAGAGTCGGCGATGTGGCCAGTGTTCAAAGGCAATATGAAGAAGACCCCGAAGAGAGCTTTATAGATGGAAACCCCAGTGTTATCATCAACATCACAAAACTTGAGACAGAAGACCTGGAAAAAATTTCAGAATTTGTCAATCAGTATGTCCGGGAATTCAATAAAGAGCAGGAAGATTTCCGGATACGGGTTATGGAAGACTACACAGAAAACATCGATTCCCAGCTTTCGATATTCATAAATAACGGGTTAATGGGAATTGTGCTGGTAATTATTCTGTTAACGCTCCTGCTGAATTTCAGGCTTTCCTTGTGGGTGGCCTGGGGCATTCCTGCATCCTTCCTCGGAATGTTTATTGTAGGCTCACTTTATGGAATTACGATAGACAGAATTTCACTGGTAGGCATGATCCTGATAGTCGGTATTCTGGTAGATGACGGCATTGTGATCGGGGAAAATATCTTCACGCACTTTACCAAAGGCAAATCACCCCGTCTGGCAGCCATTGACGGAACCCAGGAGGTGCTGCCTGCTATTTTTATTTCCATCCTGACCACTATAATTGCTTTTCTTCCTTTGTTTTTTATCGAGGGATTTTTAGAAATGCTATATGCTATGGGCTTTGTAGCCATTGTCTGCCTGATATTTTCCCTTATTGAAGGCATATTTGTCCTGCCTGCCCATGTTGGAAATCCGAAGGTTCTGAAAAAAACCAGCAAGGCAAATAAGATGAGCCGCCTCTCCAACCGGCTGGTTTATTTGTTAAGAGATCAGTTGTACATGCCTGCTTTGAGAGGTATATTGAAAGCCAAAGGGCTTGTTTTAATTGTTGTCACCGGTTTGATGATCATCACCGGTGGACTGATTATCGGCGGGCACATTCCGTTTACTTTCTTCCCGCCAAGGCCGATGGAAATGTTCAATATTGACCTGGCGCTGAAACCCGGTACGAACAAAGAACTCACCAAAGAAAAATTGTTGTGGGTTGAGGAAAAACTCTATGAAGTCAACCGGCAACTGATGGAAAAGCATGAGCGGGAAAAGCCCTTTGTAAAAACCACCCAGATCAATTTGGGCAATGCTTTTAATAACGTAGAAACCGGGACCCATGCAGGTGTCCTGCGGGTTTTCTTAAACTCTACGGAGGGATCAAACGTTACGGATAAATCCATCCAAAACGCGCTGAATAAAAAGATCGGACAAATACCCGAAGCCTACAAGTTTGCAATGGGCACCTCCAGTGGTCGTTCCCAACGCTTTGGGGCTCCCGTATCCATAGGGCTGCTGGGGTATGATCTCAATACACTGGAGAAAGCCAAAAGAGAACTGCGAGAAGGTCTTTCCGGGATGGATGCCCTTTATAATGTAACGGATAACAGTCAGTTGGGAAGCCAGGAGGTCAGGATCGGCTTAAAGCCGAAAGCCCATACCCTGGGTTTGACGCAGGCTTCATTAATGCGCCAGGTCAGAGATGCCTATTACGGGGCTTTGGCGCAACGAATACAGGACGGTAAAGATGAAATTTGGTTTTATGTCAGGTATCCGGAAAAAAACAGGGAAACCATCGGCCAGATGGAAGATATGCTGGTACATACCCCGAAAGGGAACTATCCCCTTTCTACCGTGGCGGATTTGTCCATGGGCAGGTCCCTCAGTAAGATCAACGGATACAACGGAAGGCGGGTAATCCGTGTGGATGCTTACATGAAAGACGAGCGGGCCTCGGTGACACCCATAATCAACGAGGTGGAGAATAACATACTGCCCGGTATTATGGATAAATATCCCGGCATTACCTACACCCACATGGGACAAAAAAAAGATACCCAGGAGCAGATACAAAGTATGGTGAAATATTTTGGGGTGGCCTTGCTCATTATTGCATTGATTGTGATCATCTACTTTAGATCCTTCCGCCAGGGCATGATGATCTTATTGTCCATTCCGCTTGGTGTTCTGGGAGCCATCTGGGGGCATTCCATCCATAATGAACCCCTTTGCATGTTTAGCATATGGGGAATGGTGGCGCTTACCGGGGTTATTATCAACGATTCAGTAATTTTTGTTTCGAGATACAACCAATTATTGGTGCAGGGATACAAGGTATTCGAGTCAGCTATGGAAGCTGCCAGATCAAGATTTCGTCCCATTTTTCTGACGACACTAACCACTACTGCCGGACTGATGCCGCTGATTCTTGAAAGCAGCCCGGAGGCCCGTTTTCTTAGTCCAATGGCTATCTCTGTGGCCTACGGCATCCTGTTTGGCGGCTTTTTCATCCTGCTTACTTTACCGATTCAAATATTGGTTTCGAATCAATTGCTGGTGACAACCAAAAGATTATTCGGAAAAAAGGATATCACGCCGGAGTCTGTGGAAGTCGCTGTGATCAATCATCAAATTGATCAGCAGGTGGAGGAAGATATCAGAAAAGAGGAATCGGGCGAATAAATGGAATCGTTCGACAGGATTTACAAGCTGCTGAATGTATTTTATATCTGCATCTTAACCTGGATTATTCATAAACAAACGAAGTGAAGTTTATGAATGCGGGATGGATTGCGGGAAGGATCCAGGTCACCCCGCATTAGAAAAACCGGGTTTTTGCGAAATTTATTGAAGCAAAAAGCCAGGTTTTTCAATAGCGTCAGAATTATTTGTGAATAATTCGGGTTAAAATATAAAGACTGATAATTATGAGAAAACTTTTTATTGCATTGTTCATTGTTGCTACCACAAATATTGCCGCACAGGATAACGAGGCTTTGTCGCTGGAAGATGCGGTAAACACAGCTCTGGAAAACAATTACGGCATTATCATCTCGAGGAAAACCATCGATATATCCGAAATGAATAATACCTGGGGCAATGCCGGGGCGTTGCCGAATATTCAATTTGTCGGTTCCGGGAATGTCTCTGAGAATTTCAGTGAAGATGGTGGTTATACCAGTCAGCAGTTAAACAGCAGTGTGGAATTAAACTGGACCATTTTCCGTGGGTTTAGTGCACGTATTCGAAAAAACCGGCTGGAAGAAATGGAAAACTTATCGGAGGGAAATTTGGCTGTTGTGGTTGAGAATACGATTTACAGCGTTATATTAAGCTATTACAATATTTTGCTTGCCGACCAGCGGGCGGATATTGCGGGAAGCAACATGGAGCTTTCGCGGGATCGCTACCAACGGGCACAGTATAGCAAAGAGATTGGCGCAACGGTTACCTACGACCTGTTGCAGGCTAAAAATGCCTATTTGCGAGATAGTTCCGATT carries:
- a CDS encoding efflux RND transporter permease subunit, giving the protein MKRILKIFVEYPFYGKIVVVILLVFGTISFINMQKSSFPMVETNTLRITVKYPGATPQQMDEGVTSLIENAIRGVPGIKEFTSESMENLSQIIITSTFGYDIDELLIDVKNQVDGISNFPEEAEKPIVSKVRSRDRAMYLALTSESGDKLKLNEMANRIEDDLLGSGEISQVALEGLPSNRMELAVTIDETQLRRYNLSFTEIQQAIKANNLDIHGGAIRNPREKINIVSRQRSVYPDDIEKIVVKSNAEGKLVRVGDVASVQRQYEEDPEESFIDGNPSVIINITKLETEDLEKISEFVNQYVREFNKEQEDFRIRVMEDYTENIDSQLSIFINNGLMGIVLVIILLTLLLNFRLSLWVAWGIPASFLGMFIVGSLYGITIDRISLVGMILIVGILVDDGIVIGENIFTHFTKGKSPRLAAIDGTQEVLPAIFISILTTIIAFLPLFFIEGFLEMLYAMGFVAIVCLIFSLIEGIFVLPAHVGNPKVLKKTSKANKMSRLSNRLVYLLRDQLYMPALRGILKAKGLVLIVVTGLMIITGGLIIGGHIPFTFFPPRPMEMFNIDLALKPGTNKELTKEKLLWVEEKLYEVNRQLMEKHEREKPFVKTTQINLGNAFNNVETGTHAGVLRVFLNSTEGSNVTDKSIQNALNKKIGQIPEAYKFAMGTSSGRSQRFGAPVSIGLLGYDLNTLEKAKRELREGLSGMDALYNVTDNSQLGSQEVRIGLKPKAHTLGLTQASLMRQVRDAYYGALAQRIQDGKDEIWFYVRYPEKNRETIGQMEDMLVHTPKGNYPLSTVADLSMGRSLSKINGYNGRRVIRVDAYMKDERASVTPIINEVENNILPGIMDKYPGITYTHMGQKKDTQEQIQSMVKYFGVALLIIALIVIIYFRSFRQGMMILLSIPLGVLGAIWGHSIHNEPLCMFSIWGMVALTGVIINDSVIFVSRYNQLLVQGYKVFESAMEAARSRFRPIFLTTLTTTAGLMPLILESSPEARFLSPMAISVAYGILFGGFFILLTLPIQILVSNQLLVTTKRLFGKKDITPESVEVAVINHQIDQQVEEDIRKEESGE